From Salvelinus namaycush isolate Seneca chromosome 2, SaNama_1.0, whole genome shotgun sequence, one genomic window encodes:
- the dzank1 gene encoding double zinc ribbon and ankyrin repeat-containing protein 1, with protein MAAGCIVVPLIIPIRIPPPGKAKHEIDTTTPVELKSDTPDVTIYYTLDGTKPEVTKRPGFGENSTLKYSGPIRLPEGKVSVKALAITRDGRESAIVTKLFLVEYVPSNEPPSIEDKEDHFLKEYERDLPRQEMGTANGSGDASLKLQVPKTYRPPKGPRFLSSRLGLVSPAPEPMSSHRSQTLNASLEDSPFKNLTSTQMSRIQRETDFLRCAKCLSHRPSDPFARFCLQCGTAVLPVPGQRLPPTEGGQMGLCVHCKTMVPVNTPTCVVCEAPMSPQLQPQASLRLQNKVICPSCGTGNPPHISNCVTCETKLLQPPTADLGGQSAPPLPSGAGKMMSCSKCSRVNHSDARFCDWCGSKPGHSVSCLICSRCGASSHPYANFCGSCGVFLEGPPRGESRASLAYSMGGKLELERMSTHTSDGATANWQAVPSSVSPGVALAPAPARADQQTQTVGLFYPSGTEVHRKGQQVALELRRQEQMRDRRPLLTAISPGRGYWRKQLDHVCAHLRSYTQNNTEFRALIGEPRMGRMVSAVIQEDNYEVSLRINFVSAGLEKTKSCQVDGTEKPLILSENQNLSSVTEGMSGLSARQTSLGEKGSENATSKSAASRRTVKNLSQSWTSDVAQKPPPSKDSLLLREVGPDGRGEISVVQQLLDEGADPSCQGCDGHPALVVAVLHEHHEVLPVLVQRGADVNRQSGPVNNTALHEAAALGSKGLQCAETLLGCNASIRKKNDRGLTAYDLAVTSDCSPLVSLLAAKMGQGMLDRLVKPRTHPSLDAF; from the exons ATGGCAGCCGGTTGCATTGTGGTGCCTCTCATCATACCGATTCGAATCCCCCCTCCTGGTAAAGCCAAGCATGAGATAGACACCACAACTCCTGTTGAGCTCAAATCAG ATACCCCAGATGTCACTATCTACTACACTCTGGATGGTACTAAACCAGAGGTGACGAAGAGACCAGGGTTTGGAGAGAACAGCACTTTGAAGTATAGCGGACCAATACGCTTACCTGAGGGCAAAGTGTCAGTCAAAGCTCTGGCTATCACCAG GGATGGTCGAGAGAGTGCCATTGTCACCAAGCTATTTCTGGTGGAGTATGTGCCCTCAAACGAGCCACCTTCCATTGAGGACAAGGAAGATCACTTTCTGAAGGAGTATGAACGAGACCTCCCTAGGCAG GAGATGGGGACAGCGAACGGTTCTGGAGATGCCTCACTGAAACTTCAAG TGCCAAAGACCTACCGGCCCCCTAAAGGTCCACGGTTCCTCAGCAGCCGTCTAGGGCTTGTGTCCCCTGCTCCGGAGCCCATGTCTTCACATCGTTCTCAGACACTG AATGCAAGCTTGGAAGACAGTCCCTTCAAAAACCTAACCAGCACTCAAATGTCAAGGATCCAAAGGGAGACAGACTTTCTGAG GTGTGCGAAGTGCTTGAGCCATCGCCCCTCAGACCCCTTTGCCCGCTTTTGTCTGCAGTGTGGCACCGCTGTGCTGCCTGTGCCAGGCCAGAGGCTGCCACCCACAGAGGGTGGACAG ATGGGCTTGTGTGTCCACTGTAAAACAATGGTGCCTGTCAACACCCCCACATGTGTGGTATGTGAGGCCCCCATGAGCCCCCAGCTCCAGCCTCAGGCCAGCTTAAGACTCCAG AACAAGGTGATCTGTCCGTCATGTGGAACTGGAAACCCTCCGCATATCTCAAATTGTGTCACCTGTGAAACTAAACTACTGCAGCCACCCACT GCTGATTTGGGTGGTCAGAGTGCCCCGCCACTTCCATCTGGAGCAGGCAAGATGATGTCCTGTTCTAAGTGCAGCCGGGTCAACCACTCGGATGCGCGCTTCTGTGACTGGTGCGGTTCCAAG CCTGGCCATTCAGTCAGCTGTTTGATCTGCTCCCGGTGCGGAGCGAGCAGCCACCCCTATGCCAACTTCTGTGGCTCCTGTGGGGTGTTTCTGGAGGGGCCACCTAGGGGGGAGTCACGTGCCAGCCTTGCCTATTCCATGGGGGGGAAACTGGAGTTGGAGCGA aTGTCCACTCACACCTCTGACGGTGCCACTGCCAACTGGCAGGCTGTGCCCTCCTCCGTTTCCCCCGGTGTGGCGTTGGCCCCGGCACCAGCACGGGCGGACCAGCAGACTCAGACGGTGGGCTTGTTCTACCCGTCGGGCACTGAAGTCCACAGGAAGGGCCAGCAGGTGGCGCTGGAGCTGAGGAGACAGGAGCAGATGAGGGACCGCAGACCACTGCTCACAGCTATAAGCCCAGGCAGAG GGTACTGGAGGAAGCAGCTGGACCATGTGTGTGCTCACCTGCGCAGCTACACTCAGAACAACACTGAGTTTCGAGCTCTCATAGGGGAGCCTCGCATGGGCCGG ATGGTTTCAGCTGTGATCCAGGAGGACAACTATGAAGTCAGTTTGAGGATCAACTTTGTCTCCGCTGGACTTGAAAAAACTAAG TCCTGTCAGGTAGACGGGACTGAGAAGCCCCTTATCCTATCAGAGAACCAGAACCTCAGCAGTGTGACGGAAGGCATGAGCGGCCTATCAGCCAGACAGACCAGCCTGGGTGAGAAAG GGAGTGAGAACGCTACCTCAAAGTCTGCAGCTTCCAGGAGAACAGTGAAAAACCTCAGTCAGAGCTGGACCTCTGACGTTGCACAGAAACCGCCT CCATCCAAAGACAGTCTGCTTCTGAGGGAAGTTGGTCCAGACGGGAGGGGGGAGATCTCTGTGGTCCAGCAACTGCTTGATGAG GGTGCAGATCCCTCATGCCAGGGGTGCGACGGACACCCTGCCCTGGTTGTTGCTGTGCTGCACGAGCACCACGAGGTCCTCCCTGTGCTGGTACAAAGGGGAGCTGACGTCAACCGGCAGTCTGGGCC GGTGAACAACACCGCTCTGCATGAGGCTGCTGCTCTTGGGAGTAAGGGCTTACAGTGTGCAGAGACACTATTAGG ATGCAACGCCAGCATTCGGAAGAAGAACGACAGAGGTCTGACGGCCTATGACTTGGCGGTCACTTCAGATTGCAGCCCTTTGGTGTCTCTACTAGCTGCTAAGATGGGTCAGGGCATGCTAGACAGACTGGTCAAACCTAGGACTCACCCAAGCCTAGATGCATTCTGA
- the polr3f gene encoding DNA-directed RNA polymerase III subunit RPC6, whose translation MADVKVKKESTDPVDIENRIKALCQQFPHGITDQVIQNDMPHLEGQQRAMAINRLLSLGQLDLLRNSSGLLYRMKDAQTAGKMKGSDNQEKLVYQVIEDAGNKGIWSRDIRYKSNLPLTEINKILKNLESKKLIKAVKSVAASKKKVYMLYNLQPDRSVTGGAWYSDQDFESEFVEVLNQQCFKFLQSKAEVARDSKQNPMVQRNSSFANSHEVWKYICELGISKVDLSMEDIETILNTLIYDGKVELTIIAAKEGTVGSVDGQMKLYRGVNPIIQPTGLVKAPCGLCPVFDDCHEGGEISPSNCVYMAEWLDI comes from the exons ATGGCGGATGTTAAAGTAAAGAAAGAATCCACAGATCCTGTAGACATTGAAAACAG GATAAAGGCACTCTGTCAACAGTTCCCTCATGGAATAACAGACCAGGTGATCCAGAATGACATGCCTCATTTGGAGGGTCAACAGAGAGCCATGGCCATCAACAGACTACTGTCATTG GGTCAGTTGGACCTTCTACGAAACAGCTCAGGACTACTATACCGCATGAAGGATGCCCAAACAGCAGG CAAAATGAAAGGCTCTGACAATCAAGAGAAGCTGGTGTATCAGGTCATTGAGGATGCAGGGAACAAAG GGATCTGGAGCAGGGACATTAGATATAAGAGCAACCTTCCTCTGACAGAGATCAACAAGATCCTCAAGAACCTAGAGAGCAAGAAGCTGATCAAGGCTGTGAAATCAGTGGCT GCGTCAAAGAAGAAGGTTTACATGCTATACAACCTGCAGCCAGACCGCTCGGTGACTGGGGGAGCATGGTACAGTGACCAGGACTTTGAGTCTGAGTTTGTGGAGGTTCTCAATCAGCAGTGTTTCAAATTCCTTCAGAGTAAG GCCGAGGTGGCGAGGGACAGCAAGCAGAACCCCATGGTGCAAAGAAACAGTTCCTTTGCCAACTCTCACGAAGTGTGGAAGTATATTTGTGAACTTGGCATCAGCAAG GTGGACCTGTCTATGGAGGACATTGAGACTATTCTGAACACACTCATCTACGACGGCAAGGTGGAGTTGACCATCATCGCGGCCAAGGAGGGCACTGTGGGCAGTGTGGACGGCCAGATGAAGCTGTACAGAGGGGTCAACCCCATCATCCAGCCCACGGGCCTGGTCAAAGCGCCCTGTGGCCTCTGTCCG GTGTTTGATGATTGTCATGAAGGAGGCGAGATATCCCCCTCTAACTGTGTGTATATGGCAGAGTGGCTGGACATTTGA